CTCCTGTGCTTCTATAGATTTGGTGgtggagacatttttattttaggttagtcgcactttgtttttgagaaaaatgtatgtttttaaataaaaattatattacaaaCATCTCAGGTTGATATAGCTGAGTTTGAAAGATCTTTAGGAAACTTTGAGAACAAACTAACTACGATAAGCGGTGGTTTTTTATAATTCATTCAGAGGCATTTTTGATAATACATGACTATCTTTGTCCCCTTTTTCATAAAACCACGAAGAATGTTGAAGAATTTCACGAATATAAGATGTAAGGATGAATAATAGGTGGTGGAGGTTTGCAGCTGGGTTTGAAAACCTGTGAAGCGGGTTCAGAGGCAGCAGCGCCGCAGAACATCCCTTCATCTGTTTCCAGCCTGGTTTGGTTTCCTGCttattaaacaacaacatggTTGTGTCTAAAAATAGACAACGCTCCGCTGCACCAGGGAAAACAGCATCGGTACGAGAAAACGCAGGAAGTCCCTGGAGCAGACGGACAGACGGCGCTGACAGCTGTCAGGAAAATCAGACTCCGCAACGCAATTATGGACGACGCTGACAGGTagagacgaggaagaggaggaggaagacctGGCAAATTAATATGcagcaaaatatatttagttttctcTCTCTACACAGAGACATGCATGAAAGCCTGGAAATTACCTGCCTGTTGAGATttggtgatttatttatttattgtgatgattttttttagcattacaataattttgatttattgttgccTTGATATATTTCaatttatgatgtaaaaaaacagGCTGataattgtcatttttattggtattatacatttttaaatattgcaataaattcATAAGTTCATATTAAACACCCCAACTATTTAGGTATTAAGACCAGGACAGAAATTAAAAGCTTAAAGTTGCTGTTTTGTTGGGTTTTCAtcatttacataaacatttttaatacaaaatttaaaaataaaataatctaattaattaaaaagtactTAAAAAGCTCAGATTTTGAGCTCCATCACTGCTGCAATAAAGATGAATTAACTGAtgtacttttctttattttttaaattaatttatttgaagtttaAGCTTAAATGTTTACCTTgacatgttttataaatgtattctAAGTATAAAAAACGATTGTTTTTGTTCAGGCCGgattattgatttaaattttattttttgagtaaaactataaaaatctaaataaaatttggaTCTTTAAGAATCACAAGATTCAAACATTGTgcaacattttggaaaattaaatattaggtACAAATAAAGCTATTGTTGCTCAGGTcggattatttatttattatttacttttttattatatatttttcactagaaatattaaatagaacactaaaaaaattatttttaattttattttaaaaatacaaaaatattatgaacaaaaataaatgtaactaataaACTGACAAAGTTAAAACTAAGTATATTAAAtctgataaaaatataaaactcttCATAACAACAAGGTCAGCAGAATCAGATATTACCGCCACATAAACTGTTTAGGGTCTTTGTGGACatttcaaagacatttttaaatgttctatTTTGCTTTGTGGAGCAGGAACTAAAATAAGGattaaacatttcattctgacatttgtttttaagtcatatttggaccagaaccggttctggtttGAGACAAGCTGAGATGAGTGATGGTCTGgtctctctgcctctcagcGATGATCTATTATTAACAGCTCTCTCTTCGGCTCACAAACACCAGCTTTCTTATTCTGCCCTGTTGTAACCCGACGCGCCGTGATGAAAGGATCTGCCGGGCGGTGTCGGATGCCCCACCGGGCCTCCGGGTCCGTCCTGATCAATGCCTGCTCAGATTTCACACAGGAGCACCTGTTGGCTTCGGGAAACATCTCCGCTTTGAGCTGCTGCTTCCCACAGAGCAAAACCTACAGAGACTCTGGTTAGATAAACAGAATTACTGTTACACTAATTTATGTTAGTGCTCAACATATTTAGAAACTGGAATATTTGGGAGATTATGCAAGAAGAGACTTTAGTGCAGatgaggattagggccactggaaaataaaacagacttttttcttagagttctgagattaaattcagaattttgagaaaaaacgtcaaaataatgaaaaataaagtcaaaatgtagagaaaaaagtcagaattaattctgagaaataatctgtagaaaaatatctgaattttgaaattaaaagtcagaatttaaagaaaaaaaattgagatgAAAGTTAATTAAGAGACGTCATTAAACTCATGACTTTGTTGATCTGAATTAACATCTGAACTCACAGCGaggcagaaaacaaaatactcTTTTATATACatgtaaaactttaaagaatATTTGTATATAAACTAGAACATtgtaaaaaagttcaatattttttgtcacttacttcagaaagtgaaaattGATACATTAATCATAgaacaaaatattcaaagtttttatttcttgtactTTTTATGATTCTGGTTcagaaaatttgcattttaattcaaaattaacTACAAACACCTGGACAAGACACAATCATGACCGGTTGCTCACAAACGTCTGTATCCAAGCATATTCGgagaaagtttagtggaaggaagacGTCTAGTAGGAAAAGGTAGAAACAAGGATAACTGCAGTTTTGAGAGGATTGTCAAGCAGAATCTAGTCAGGTGCCACAATAAAGGATACAAATGTTACATTCCTAATGTCAAGCCACtttctgaaccagaaccagactgttGCTCCGGGTCcaaactaatgttttaaaataaaagtaaagagaATAAACTGTGGAGAGGATCACTGATGAGAGATGAGAGAGCTGCACTGATGCAggaattcatgcaaaaggattTAGAGAAGaaatgaatatattaaaaaagctttatatttatattatattgatTTGATGTAATATCCTAGTTTTCAGAGACACTGAACTGTGATTTTTActctttgaaatgaaacaaTCAATCACAGAAACAAGTCTTATTGATTATATGTGTTTCACTAACTGAAGTGAATGGATGAAATAGATTAAATTAGCCTGACAACAATGGCTCTCACCCTCTCATTACAGAGGTCACATCTAGTTAAGACATCAAGAGGCATCAACAATCATCagcctctgttgttttttaattagcaTAGAGAAACTGCATTTAATGATGTCAGGCTCTTCAGATTGTATCTTTAGACAATGGGGCGATTTATCGGGCGCAGAGTTCCTCCTTTGTTCCTTACAAACACAGATTATTGTGGATTTGGTGTTTTGCTGCAGGTCTTTTCCGgatccaggaaaaaaaaccagGTCAAAAAACAACAGCTTGCTAATGGAGGGttttaaatctgcagcttttcacCGTCAGGAATGTCTGATTGAGTAACAATTACATAAGATTTCCTCCATTCCTTTAAGGAGAAGGTTTGTTTCGATCGATGCTGGGTGGCTGACTCGGCCGTCTTTCTGCAGCCTCATGATGACAGTCCGCTCTCCTCAGGGAAAACATTGCATAAGACTTGTTGAAGCAGGAGCGTTTAGATGAGACCAGACATGAAGTCAGGGGGAATCAAAAGCTTTCAAATCCACCCAGTATTTAGAGAAAATGCTCAATAAGAGGAGCAGTCCAACTAACAACACATCTACAAGAAATGTGTGAGTTGTTTTGGCGCTCTGGCTCCTAGCCCTACAATGTTTTACACAGCACAGACCACCGGTTCTCAGCAGGTTCTAATCCGAGTCCAGATTTCTCGTTTTCTCTTGTTACAGAGATCCAACATGTGGAGAAAACAACCAATCTGAAGAAAAGTCCCTTTAAAAGGgatatttaatacagaaatgttggtTAATACAATCATAAGGAACGCCACTGATTTCAActgttaaaaatctgttttcagatttctgtaTCCAAAGATATCAGTGGAAAGTTTGGTGTAAGGAAAAACTCAGAAGACTTACAATTACCTATAAAAGGGAAgtgaaatacagaaatgttggaAAACACATTGATGGGAAACACAATTTGGCCAAACCTATTAAGAAGCTACTGTATATACAGATTCTTTATATAGATTTCTGTATTGAAGCATATGTGTGGAAAGTTTGGTGGAAGGAAAACTGGAAAGACAGATGATTCCCTATAAAATGGAagtttaatgcagaaatgtgggTCGACACATCATAGAGAACTGATACGATTTCTGTATCCTGTGATTCTCTCTTGACTTGTAGAAAAACCACGAGTCATTTCACCTGCTAGCGGCAGACTTGttcgtttgttttggtttgtatttacccaaaatgccctgcactatagtgcacttcctgcttttggagcagagTTCAATGAACCATTCACACCTCTccaaacaaactgaactttgtAGGCAAACAAagtagagtttgattaaagcggactaaacatgGCTGATATctggtttattttcttttttgggggagaaaataaattttctttgtGCCAATCTGGGTTGTCTTTGCAAACTGTCATGCTCCATTTAGGTTTGATGTTGCTTAACTcaaaaattgttcaaataatAGACAAGATGTTCCAGCCAttcaaagataataacttctgATTTGAcgcaaaatataaagaaaagaaaaagttaagcGAAGGCTATGCACAAAGAGAAGTCTTACCATCATGAGTTCCCGTTGGAAGGACTTCCTCTCCTTGTTCTCCATGTTAGTACACTCTTCCTTTAGCTTCTCCAGAACCGACGCCACTCTCTCCGGCTCATTGTCCAGTTCTGTCCGACAAAAATAATTCAGGGGCAGGTTCCCGTATCCAAGTGCATCTGCAAATGCCCTCCAGCTGCCCACGTTCTCCATCAGGACCGTCCTCACAGTTGCGTAGATGTAGGTGAGGAACTTGCAAGGCTTCAGGATCTGATCCAGCAACATTGTGGTGGTGAGGTCTGGCCCACACCAGTAAATGGGCTTGACTTTACCAAGAACAAGAACGTTCTTAGCATGAACCAGCCCCAGCTTTCCCTGGTAGTATCCGATGTACCACTCCTTGGTCCGGAGCTGCCCTCGTAGCTTGATTTTCTCCTCGCTGAGCAAGGCGATAACATCCCCCTTCTTGTACTCCAGCAGGTACATGTTCTTATGCTGCCTGATCACCGTTTTAATCAGCTTACCAAACTTCAGGTTGGTAACACATCGATCCTGAAACTTTGGGTGTTTTGAGGTGACAGCCAGAGGCGACAGTACGATCTTATCGACCTCTCTCTTTTTCAGGAATCTCCGCTGGCCAGTGATCCTTGCTTCAGTTTTTGGTGGTGGCTGTGGCGTCTGGACGCAGAATTGGGTCAAGATGCAGTCTAAAGCATCCTTAACCTGGACCCTGAGAGTAAAGTCTGAGATACTGCTGGGGTTGTGCGACGTGATCATGAAGAGGAGCCTGCTAACCTTCCCTAGCTTCACCTGAAACCCCCGTATTATCCCGGTTCCTTCACTTGCCTTCACCTGGTAGTTGGTCATGTTGGAATAGAGTCCAATCTGCAGGTCCTGAGGGAATGGCAACACAAACTGATGCTTCCCCCACAGCTGCAGCGCCACAGGTGGAGTCGAGGCCGCCTGCCATGTCACATCATTCACCAACAAGGTTTTGGGGGCACAGTCATGCCCGAACATAGCCACAACTGTCTTGAATGAGGGATGGATGTGTTTGGGTCCGTAAACACCCAGACTGACTTTCCTCTGCACATGGTCCCAGACTGTCGTGTTGTGTCCGACATACTGTGCCTGAACAACAACCGCTACATACATGCAAGGCTCCAGACTGTCCAGCTGTACCTGAACTGTGTCTTTGAAGATGTAGGCATTGGGAATCGGGGTGTAAGGTCCTTCCTTGCAGTCACTGCGCACACAAAGCACATCTGCAGCATGACAACTCTCCTTCTTCACAGCCACTGACACTTTTATCTCTAGTGTTAGGAATGACTTTGTCTCCATGTTGCTGAGCTTGATCTCCACCACTGGGCTTACCGTGGTGCAGCGGTTGCTGTTCAGCTCCAGAGGGGGGTCCAGTAAGGCTTTCATGGAGATCTGCTGGTAGTCTCCATGACCGACATGGCCCTCAGGGATGTGTACGCTGATGTGTGTGTCAGGAAGCTGAACAACTCCTCCGTTACAGTCCAACCGGCAGACAATATTGGTCTCCACCGGTTGGGTCTGCCCCCATCCGGGACTCTGGCCCAAAGAGTCCAGGTCATGGCAAGACCGAGCCAATTTTCTGTGGTTCAACCAGGCAGTCCGGAAGTCCTCTCTGCTCTGAAACTGCTCCGGTAAAGGAGCCGTCAGGCCCGTAAAGAACCCAGACGAAGGTAAAGTTGGATTCGACTGTGCCTGTAAGACAGAGAGTTCTGATAGACTGTGGGAAcgtttgcttttaaaaaaggGGTTTTCACTCTGGAAGTTGGATGTAACCTCTTGGTTTGGACTGGTTGAGTTGAGGCTATTAATATGGCAGCTGCTAAACCCGTTGCTCATGATTGAACAACTGTTAGAACAAGACGACGGTGATGCCAGAGACTCCAAGTAGATAAGATCCGCCGAGTTCCTCACGCTTACGTCTTTGGAGTTTTGATTTAGTGGACAGATGAAAGGGT
This region of Xiphophorus hellerii strain 12219 chromosome 24, Xiphophorus_hellerii-4.1, whole genome shotgun sequence genomic DNA includes:
- the LOC116716191 gene encoding SH3 domain-binding protein 4-A-like; the encoded protein is MAAHRIVRVNHNHILPRCKSEGTLIELDEGPAGASLSDVKVPSPSALKLDSQDSLGAAQEVVAIKDYCPSSFTTLKFSKGDRLYVLDTSGGEWWYAHNNTEMGYIPAAYVQPVNFRNSSLSDSGMIDSLGEGYDDGGKEFGGLGEWMGMSLKPSTIYNNTPFSVNPFICPLNQNSKDVSVRNSADLIYLESLASPSSCSNSCSIMSNGFSSCHINSLNSTSPNQEVTSNFQSENPFFKSKRSHSLSELSVLQAQSNPTLPSSGFFTGLTAPLPEQFQSREDFRTAWLNHRKLARSCHDLDSLGQSPGWGQTQPVETNIVCRLDCNGGVVQLPDTHISVHIPEGHVGHGDYQQISMKALLDPPLELNSNRCTTVSPVVEIKLSNMETKSFLTLEIKVSVAVKKESCHAADVLCVRSDCKEGPYTPIPNAYIFKDTVQVQLDSLEPCMYVAVVVQAQYVGHNTTVWDHVQRKVSLGVYGPKHIHPSFKTVVAMFGHDCAPKTLLVNDVTWQAASTPPVALQLWGKHQFVLPFPQDLQIGLYSNMTNYQVKASEGTGIIRGFQVKLGKVSRLLFMITSHNPSSISDFTLRVQVKDALDCILTQFCVQTPQPPPKTEARITGQRRFLKKREVDKIVLSPLAVTSKHPKFQDRCVTNLKFGKLIKTVIRQHKNMYLLEYKKGDVIALLSEEKIKLRGQLRTKEWYIGYYQGKLGLVHAKNVLVLGKVKPIYWCGPDLTTTMLLDQILKPCKFLTYIYATVRTVLMENVGSWRAFADALGYGNLPLNYFCRTELDNEPERVASVLEKLKEECTNMENKERKSFQRELMMALLKMDCQGLVAKLVLDFVLLTTAVEVASRWRELAEKLARVSRQQMEAYEAPHRDKNCVLDNESMWKPAYDFLLTWAAHVGDSYRDVIQELHHGLDKMRNPITKRWKHLTGALILVNCLDTLRSAAFCPTGYGDFAV